A single genomic interval of Lewinellaceae bacterium harbors:
- a CDS encoding TonB-dependent receptor produces the protein MKNFFIYALGIMASLSIHAQTNSLSGKIVDQNTQLALQGADIITDDGKGTTSDHHGEFSLSCHGSSITVTISYIGYESLRKTFACGAGEQITIGLTPGMHNINGVEVTASALPKNTLADQYRPLATLDKTDLNRGTGLFLDDAINSNIPGVTMERRTHSAGQQISIRGYGNGIGFRGANNNFDMQGLKVYLNGIPITDAEGVTAMDDIDFASLNNVEVLKGPAGTLYGLAIAGVVNMQTQRAPKNSFTLGQDVLAGSYGLLRTTTRLAIGGTNSSFLVNYGHQNYDGFMVHTASHKDFVNVMGDFDLNTRQTLTTYFGYSDSYDERNGELTIDQYESFDYSGNSRYIANNSHSAARTYRAGIGHTYTFNRHIANTTSFFGSGQSLDNSSAGGWTDKYPLNYGLRSVFNTDFAINESLRLTGITGLELQKMNAQTIGYGMGADSTNLGGYNIITTLRSDQATTNSTSSYFTQWTLHLPADLKINAGIGISNMSIRLEDRLWGLSNNHPSNKKLPTYATKYTALVSPNVTIQKGFGEAASVYASYSVGYKAPVSSNVLISTTGQLNTGLKPEQGTQLEIGVTGNLADRRMYYSVALFQTNFKDKFTTQTVQNPDNTATLYSYIVNGGKLDNKGLELLLRYDLISSGDGFMRLLRPFVNATISDFTYVDYAFETIGKDANGKDITVVSDYSGNAVAGVAPIVFNAGIDAVTNPGLYGNINLHYQNEMPYTSDGENKANAYSLLNAKIGLRKAIRQLDLDVYAGAQNITGAQYFYMVFVNQLPDAYIPASQDINFFGGISLNYHF, from the coding sequence ATGAAGAACTTTTTCATATATGCATTGGGCATTATGGCATCTCTTTCGATCCATGCCCAAACAAATTCATTATCAGGTAAGATCGTAGATCAAAATACCCAGTTGGCACTCCAGGGTGCAGATATTATCACGGATGATGGCAAAGGGACAACCTCGGATCACCATGGAGAATTCAGCCTGAGCTGCCACGGGTCTTCCATCACGGTTACCATCTCTTACATTGGTTATGAATCCCTCCGGAAGACATTTGCCTGTGGTGCCGGAGAACAGATCACCATTGGTTTAACGCCGGGAATGCACAACATCAATGGAGTGGAAGTGACGGCTTCCGCTTTACCAAAGAATACCCTGGCAGACCAATACAGGCCTCTGGCAACGCTGGACAAAACCGACCTGAACAGAGGTACCGGTCTCTTCCTTGACGATGCCATCAACTCCAATATTCCCGGGGTAACCATGGAACGGAGAACCCATTCTGCCGGCCAGCAAATCAGTATCCGGGGGTATGGCAATGGCATTGGATTCCGTGGAGCCAATAATAATTTTGATATGCAGGGGCTAAAGGTTTACCTCAATGGCATTCCCATTACGGACGCTGAAGGAGTAACTGCCATGGATGATATTGATTTTGCGTCTCTGAATAATGTTGAAGTTTTGAAAGGGCCTGCCGGCACCCTTTACGGGCTGGCTATCGCGGGTGTGGTCAATATGCAAACTCAGCGGGCTCCTAAAAATTCATTCACACTGGGCCAGGATGTGCTGGCTGGAAGCTACGGCTTGTTGCGTACAACGACCCGTCTGGCCATTGGCGGAACGAACTCTTCTTTTCTCGTCAACTACGGCCATCAGAATTATGATGGTTTCATGGTTCATACGGCTTCTCATAAGGACTTTGTCAATGTCATGGGCGATTTTGATCTCAATACCAGGCAAACCCTGACCACCTATTTTGGTTACAGTGACAGTTATGATGAGCGCAATGGTGAGCTAACCATTGACCAGTACGAATCCTTCGACTATTCGGGAAACAGCAGATACATTGCTAACAATTCCCATTCGGCCGCGAGGACCTATCGTGCCGGCATCGGACATACCTATACCTTTAACCGGCATATCGCCAATACGACCTCATTTTTCGGATCAGGTCAAAGTCTGGACAATAGTTCTGCTGGCGGATGGACGGACAAGTATCCCCTGAATTACGGACTGCGTTCAGTATTCAATACGGATTTTGCCATTAATGAAAGCCTTCGATTGACGGGAATCACCGGACTGGAATTGCAAAAAATGAATGCCCAAACCATCGGATACGGCATGGGGGCAGATAGCACCAATTTAGGCGGTTACAACATCATCACCACCTTGCGGTCCGATCAGGCGACAACGAACAGCACCTCCTCGTACTTTACCCAGTGGACACTGCATTTACCTGCTGATCTTAAAATAAATGCCGGCATCGGCATCAGCAACATGTCAATCCGTTTGGAAGACCGCCTGTGGGGCTTGTCGAACAACCATCCTTCCAATAAAAAATTACCAACCTATGCCACCAAATACACCGCCCTGGTCTCACCAAATGTGACCATTCAAAAAGGATTTGGCGAGGCAGCATCGGTATACGCATCTTACTCGGTGGGCTACAAAGCTCCGGTCAGTTCAAATGTCCTGATCTCAACCACCGGGCAGTTAAACACCGGACTCAAACCGGAGCAGGGTACGCAACTGGAAATCGGGGTTACCGGCAATCTGGCAGACCGCAGGATGTACTATTCGGTCGCATTGTTCCAGACCAATTTCAAGGATAAATTCACCACCCAGACCGTGCAAAACCCGGATAACACAGCAACGCTGTATTCCTATATTGTCAATGGCGGCAAATTGGATAATAAAGGGCTCGAACTGCTTCTACGCTATGACCTGATCTCTTCCGGGGATGGATTTATGCGTTTACTGAGGCCATTTGTCAATGCCACCATATCGGATTTTACTTATGTGGATTATGCCTTTGAAACAATTGGTAAAGATGCTAACGGCAAGGATATAACCGTGGTCTCCGATTATTCGGGTAATGCAGTGGCCGGAGTAGCTCCAATCGTATTTAATGCAGGAATAGATGCGGTCACCAATCCCGGGCTTTATGGCAATATCAATTTGCACTACCAGAATGAAATGCCTTACACCTCGGATGGTGAAAACAAAGCAAATGCTTACAGCCTCCTGAATGCCAAAATTGGGTTACGGAAAGCAATCAGGCAACTGGATCTGGATGTCTACGCTGGCGCACAGAACATCACCGGTGCACAGTACTTTTACATGGTATTTGTCAATCAATTACCGGACGCATACATCCCAGCTTCGCAGGATATTAATTTCTTTGGGGGAATAAGCCTGAATTATCATTTTTAA
- a CDS encoding ABC transporter substrate-binding protein, translated as MKNIIILCSLLVLSSACGRFGNEDKKQDEETRIVVIAKQYNEIIWALGAEQNVVAVDVSSTYPPELKELPNIGYHRALSAEAVLAARPTLIIHDNNIGPEHVVRQLEDLKIPMKAFETSATDIPSTRELIMEMGRYYNKEQRARELCDQLDKDMEAALASVRTDLPRPKILVIHYGQASNIYLVITSNSTAARLIDWAGGDMAITGERGMVQLSAEVVAASDPDIILLTDFGYDRLGSKEKILELPGVAGTKAARNNRIYRTEEHDMVYLGPRTGQIVQSLQKIIQDDQTK; from the coding sequence ATGAAAAACATAATTATACTATGCTCTCTGCTGGTTTTATCCAGCGCTTGCGGGCGCTTTGGAAATGAGGATAAAAAACAGGATGAAGAAACGCGTATTGTCGTCATAGCCAAGCAATACAATGAGATCATCTGGGCACTGGGTGCCGAGCAAAATGTGGTAGCTGTAGATGTCTCCAGCACGTATCCTCCTGAGCTCAAGGAGCTGCCGAACATCGGTTATCACCGGGCGCTGAGTGCTGAAGCGGTATTGGCAGCAAGGCCGACCCTGATCATTCACGACAACAACATCGGTCCCGAGCACGTTGTCCGGCAGCTGGAAGATCTGAAGATACCCATGAAAGCCTTTGAGACATCCGCTACGGACATCCCTTCCACCAGGGAGCTGATCATGGAAATGGGCCGATATTACAACAAGGAACAACGTGCCCGGGAGTTATGCGATCAACTCGACAAAGACATGGAAGCAGCGCTTGCATCGGTACGTACAGATTTGCCCCGGCCGAAAATCCTGGTCATTCACTATGGCCAGGCATCCAATATTTATCTGGTGATCACCTCCAACAGCACCGCGGCCAGGCTCATCGACTGGGCGGGAGGTGATATGGCTATTACCGGGGAACGCGGCATGGTTCAACTTTCTGCTGAGGTGGTAGCTGCTTCGGATCCGGATATCATCCTGTTGACGGACTTTGGTTACGACAGGCTTGGCTCCAAGGAGAAGATATTGGAATTACCGGGTGTAGCAGGGACAAAGGCCGCAAGAAATAACCGCATTTATCGCACAGAAGAACACGATATGGTCTACCTGGGTCCCCGTACTGGACAAATTGTACAATCGTTGCAAAAAATCATCCAGGATGACCAAACAAAGTAG
- a CDS encoding iron ABC transporter permease, whose amino-acid sequence MTKQSSHKRLIYITLIILVALMALVSARYGAVRLEVHDIIDSIGKTLRQDPDMTLNERIFMDIRFPRVLLCILVGASLAVGGTLLQALFRNPIVEPGLVGTSSGAALGAALYFTLGAKFQINAGEWTLPIAACLGGVLATWLVLALSQSRDTGKSAIVTILLTGIAINALCISGVGFMSYIARDPQARSITFWGLGTLSGANWHSVIIVGISTSLTVFAAMRYAKQLNALMIGESEAMFLGVNIRRLKLHVLTINVIMVAVATAFVGVISFVGLIVPHLLRMLGGSDNRYLIQASVLMGALILLSADFIARMTVAPAELPIGIVTSVVGVPVFIFLLRRNKYLF is encoded by the coding sequence ATGACCAAACAAAGTAGTCACAAAAGACTGATTTACATCACTTTAATTATTCTGGTAGCCCTGATGGCACTTGTTTCGGCACGGTATGGTGCAGTGCGACTGGAAGTACATGATATCATTGACTCCATTGGCAAGACCTTACGCCAAGACCCGGACATGACCCTTAATGAGCGGATCTTCATGGATATCCGGTTTCCCCGGGTCCTGTTATGCATCCTCGTCGGAGCCAGTCTGGCCGTGGGAGGAACCTTGCTTCAGGCTTTATTCCGCAATCCGATCGTAGAACCGGGATTGGTTGGGACTTCCAGCGGAGCGGCACTTGGAGCGGCCTTGTATTTTACACTAGGAGCGAAATTCCAGATCAATGCAGGTGAGTGGACATTACCCATTGCCGCTTGCCTGGGTGGTGTATTGGCAACCTGGCTGGTCCTGGCACTTTCTCAATCGCGAGATACCGGTAAAAGCGCCATTGTAACCATCCTCCTCACCGGAATTGCCATCAATGCACTTTGCATCAGCGGTGTAGGATTCATGTCCTACATCGCCCGTGATCCACAAGCCCGGTCCATAACTTTCTGGGGACTTGGGACCCTAAGTGGCGCGAACTGGCATTCGGTCATCATTGTAGGCATCTCAACCAGTTTAACCGTATTTGCGGCGATGCGTTATGCCAAACAGCTCAATGCCCTGATGATCGGAGAAAGTGAGGCCATGTTCCTGGGAGTCAATATCCGCCGGTTGAAACTTCACGTATTAACCATCAATGTGATCATGGTTGCGGTTGCTACAGCTTTCGTCGGAGTGATCAGCTTTGTAGGCCTGATTGTGCCTCATTTATTGCGCATGCTGGGTGGCTCGGACAACCGGTATTTGATCCAGGCCAGTGTATTAATGGGGGCATTGATCCTTTTGTCCGCCGACTTTATTGCACGAATGACCGTCGCCCCGGCAGAATTACCAATCGGAATCGTCACCTCGGTGGTGGGTGTACCTGTTTTCATCTTCCTGTTACGCAGGAATAAATACTTGTTCTGA
- a CDS encoding heme ABC transporter ATP-binding protein, with protein sequence MITVDNVQFRAGNKYLVQAISGRFEARKIHLIIGPNGAGKSTLIKLIAGQLPLHHGHVRYGDTDLARLSVSQLARIRAVLSQNVDLAFPMRVDEVVLLGRYPHFSVRPTSRDLEACRLAMERFDVQDMSDRDYMTLSGGEKQRVHFARVTAQLWDPKSINVRYLLLDEPLNSLDIYYQYDFMEKVRQLCTEQNLVVIGVIHDLNLAAKYADELTLLHQGKLLSTGTPVKVLTSENIKHAFHMHVRTQDEGGIVRVLF encoded by the coding sequence ATGATCACGGTAGACAATGTCCAGTTCAGGGCCGGAAATAAATATTTGGTGCAGGCAATTTCTGGCCGTTTTGAAGCCAGAAAAATCCATCTGATCATTGGCCCGAACGGCGCCGGCAAGTCGACACTGATCAAACTTATTGCAGGCCAGCTTCCACTCCATCATGGTCATGTCCGGTATGGCGACACCGATCTTGCCCGGCTTTCGGTATCACAACTGGCCAGGATCCGGGCAGTGTTGTCACAAAATGTGGATCTGGCATTCCCCATGCGCGTAGATGAGGTGGTGCTGTTAGGCCGTTATCCGCATTTTTCAGTGCGTCCGACCTCCCGGGATCTGGAGGCATGCCGGCTGGCCATGGAGCGATTTGATGTTCAGGATATGAGCGACAGGGATTACATGACTTTAAGTGGTGGAGAAAAACAGCGGGTTCACTTTGCCCGGGTAACCGCTCAATTATGGGATCCCAAGTCCATAAATGTGCGTTATCTGCTGCTTGACGAACCGCTAAATTCACTGGACATCTATTACCAATACGACTTCATGGAAAAAGTGAGGCAATTGTGTACCGAGCAGAATCTCGTCGTCATCGGGGTCATCCATGATCTGAACCTGGCAGCTAAATATGCGGATGAGCTGACATTATTGCATCAGGGCAAACTTTTGTCAACGGGGACCCCGGTAAAAGTTCTGACCTCCGAAAACATCAAACATGCCTTTCACATGCATGTCAGGACGCAGGATGAAGGTGGTATTGTGCGTGTATTGTTTTGA
- a CDS encoding helix-turn-helix transcriptional regulator encodes MINAYDYKVEHPKVFKTWMVKDMLFAHYICPQKDKQVKLWSHYNTIAYTLRGKKTYHHGGKSFTTTEGSCIFAQPMAYTEEMYEFAGWETISFSFKDDFLRSVLNDYCEYLSQNVLDSPTGNRMLSLLNANETSIAFFRTMIRYFEDYHKLPEKLLEMKFRELLYNLLADPVNKEFLSYAYSVSDQYHVPIWQVMESNYMYNLTIPEFAKLADRSLSTFKREFKAYYNMVPSKWLTTRRLELAKNRLTASQKTIREIAFDCGFENASHFSRVFKQVYGVSPASYQRNPFQAIQYNN; translated from the coding sequence GTGATTAACGCTTACGATTATAAGGTTGAACATCCTAAAGTTTTCAAAACCTGGATGGTAAAGGATATGCTGTTTGCCCATTATATCTGTCCCCAGAAGGATAAACAAGTTAAATTGTGGTCACACTATAACACCATCGCGTACACCCTCAGAGGGAAGAAAACGTATCACCATGGTGGTAAATCTTTCACGACAACAGAGGGCAGCTGCATTTTTGCACAGCCAATGGCATATACCGAAGAAATGTATGAGTTTGCCGGATGGGAAACCATTTCATTCAGTTTCAAGGACGATTTTCTGAGAAGTGTGTTGAATGATTACTGCGAATATTTATCCCAAAATGTATTGGATAGCCCTACGGGTAATAGGATGCTAAGCCTGTTAAATGCGAATGAAACCTCGATTGCATTTTTTAGAACCATGATCCGGTACTTTGAGGATTATCACAAATTGCCTGAGAAACTTCTGGAAATGAAATTCCGGGAATTACTTTATAATTTATTGGCTGATCCGGTTAATAAAGAATTCCTTTCGTATGCCTATAGTGTTTCTGATCAGTATCATGTGCCCATCTGGCAAGTTATGGAATCCAATTACATGTATAATTTAACGATCCCGGAGTTTGCAAAACTAGCGGATCGCAGCTTGTCGACCTTCAAAAGGGAATTTAAAGCGTATTACAACATGGTTCCTTCAAAATGGCTCACAACCAGAAGATTGGAGTTGGCTAAAAATAGATTGACTGCAAGCCAGAAAACCATCAGGGAAATTGCATTCGATTGTGGCTTTGAAAATGCTTCTCATTTTAGCCGCGTATTTAAACAGGTGTATGGAGTATCCCCGGCAAGTTATCAGCGAAATCCTTTCCAGGCGATTCAATACAATAATTGA
- a CDS encoding RagB/SusD family nutrient uptake outer membrane protein — translation MKKNINKYARILSLLLIFLATSCGKDFLDLNPYQSVALGDAIKEIDDYKAAVYGIYSGLQSSNYYGRYFVLVPDVMSDDVKQNAQANRARDFSDYQATALDGIALGMWGIMYDVINRANVVINADVEVTSAVQDQKDEYVGEAYALRALAHFDLVRMFAQHYGFTADNSHPGVAVVTVFDQNSKPVRNTVAEVYQQIVSDLQTAIPLLKVEPPSAGRISKEAAQALLARVALYMGNFQMADQMASAVIRSGNYSLVSTDQYVASWGQGLSSESIFEVIFRQDDDNGSDALGRMYIPEGYGDYLPSADLLSVIPEGDVRGELFKIDETIGGVYGNLRVNKYPNTQYQNNTPVLRLSEMYLIRAEARAMLGNETGAQADVTVIRQRGLPSAEAVTATGQTLLDEIEKEKRIELMFEGQRLWELMRHKQSLVRTDCTNLVCDVAYPNNRFVAPIPQAELDANANMNQNPGY, via the coding sequence ATGAAAAAGAATATAAATAAATATGCAAGAATCCTTTCCCTGTTGCTGATCTTCTTGGCGACTTCCTGTGGAAAAGATTTTCTGGATCTCAATCCATATCAGTCGGTAGCATTAGGAGATGCTATCAAAGAAATTGATGACTACAAAGCTGCTGTTTACGGGATTTATTCCGGACTTCAATCCTCCAATTACTACGGTCGATATTTTGTATTGGTACCGGATGTAATGTCGGATGACGTCAAACAGAATGCACAGGCAAACCGTGCCAGGGATTTTTCGGATTATCAGGCGACGGCTCTCGATGGAATCGCCTTGGGCATGTGGGGAATTATGTACGATGTTATCAATCGTGCCAATGTTGTGATCAATGCCGATGTTGAAGTAACCTCTGCCGTTCAGGACCAGAAAGATGAGTATGTCGGAGAGGCTTACGCGCTAAGGGCATTGGCACATTTTGACCTGGTACGTATGTTTGCTCAGCATTATGGATTTACTGCGGATAATTCACATCCGGGTGTGGCTGTGGTAACCGTATTTGATCAAAACTCCAAGCCAGTCCGGAATACGGTCGCAGAAGTATATCAACAAATCGTATCCGATCTGCAGACGGCAATTCCATTGCTCAAGGTTGAACCGCCAAGTGCAGGCAGGATTTCCAAGGAGGCTGCACAGGCCCTGCTGGCAAGAGTAGCATTATACATGGGTAATTTCCAAATGGCAGACCAAATGGCTTCGGCAGTCATTAGGAGCGGTAATTATTCCCTGGTATCTACCGATCAATATGTAGCTAGTTGGGGCCAGGGATTATCCAGTGAGTCCATTTTTGAAGTGATTTTCCGTCAGGATGATGATAATGGCTCGGATGCGTTGGGTAGAATGTATATTCCCGAAGGCTACGGGGACTATTTGCCCTCCGCCGACCTGCTTAGTGTTATCCCGGAAGGCGATGTCCGAGGAGAATTGTTTAAAATCGATGAAACCATTGGGGGTGTTTATGGAAACTTGCGGGTGAATAAATATCCAAATACGCAGTATCAGAACAATACACCGGTATTACGACTTTCGGAGATGTACCTGATCCGTGCGGAAGCCCGTGCAATGTTGGGCAATGAAACAGGCGCACAGGCTGATGTTACAGTGATACGCCAGCGAGGTCTTCCTTCGGCGGAGGCGGTCACGGCTACCGGCCAGACCCTCTTGGATGAAATCGAGAAAGAAAAACGGATTGAGTTGATGTTTGAAGGTCAGCGTCTGTGGGAATTGATGCGCCACAAACAAAGCCTGGTCCGTACCGATTGCACCAATCTGGTTTGCGATGTTGCCTATCCAAACAACCGGTTTGTTGCGCCGATTCCTCAGGCGGAATTGGATGCGAATGCCAATATGAATCAGAATCCGGGCTATTGA
- a CDS encoding TonB-dependent receptor — translation MLCLVTASAYGQFTAKGVVIDNAGDPLIGASVVVQGTTIGVTTEIDGSFSLAVPDNAVILEVSFIGYETQRVAVNSASGMLTITLEDATTQLNEVVVVGYGTSRKEELTGAVSKLQSDKLEQVPLASVEQTLQGNVAGLQAVMGNGQPGANVQVRIRGIGSISASSEPLYVIDGIPVTAGDITRTNTTANTMAALNPNDIESVTVLKDAAATSIYGSRGANGVILITTKSGRTGKPKIDLRTQFGFNNWAVSEKKRLKGLTSEQYTQMFLEGWLNRGETIDKAVSRFEGYYPGAVDFGANGEIQKINVETNWIDEITRTGQTQSYDLSASGGNDFVNYYISGSYFSQGAPVIYSGLDRLSSRVNITVTPTSKLKFTNNLFASSMDQFGMSDGSFWANPLYTGYFLAPVIPLYDDQGRFYGEHKSFFMGGNNPVGSLSGDDARMFNQLRIIDNLSGEYEILKDLKFRTSWAIDLIDVQEFFYRNPRYGDGRNVGGYATETNIGEDNWIGTQTLNYTKSLNNTHNFTVLAGYEAQKNKRKGLELSGEGYPNPTLRTLANAATPTQASSDIAEYSFESIFGRVDYNYNLKYYLSGTIRRDGSSRFGINNRYGTFWSIGASWRLDQEAFIDNLSFVDALKLRASYGTNGNAGIGNYQHIPLFGFGQDYDGTPGGAPSNIGNIDLTWESTSSFNVGLDFELMRFLNGTIEYFDRESSNLLLNRPISRTTGFSSLTQNFGAMRNNGIEITLNADVLRKNDLTISLGANITFLKNRITKLDEDIVDDTKLRKEGYDFQTFYLYEWAGVNSADGTPQWYVDSTKTEITGDINAAERFTSGRSATPDFFGGLNADISWKGLFMNAQFSYSWGNYLYDTEARFLQGDGSLTPRSQTNLNLTRWEKPGDVTEVPYFRWGGNNNSNVANMTRWLHDGSYLRLRNFTLGYRIPGDILNRVKVRSASVYLRGTNLWTYTREKNLYMDPEASINGIVSSPVPNMKTISFGLDLGF, via the coding sequence ATGCTTTGCCTCGTGACTGCGTCGGCTTACGGCCAGTTTACAGCTAAAGGCGTTGTCATAGATAATGCTGGTGATCCATTGATTGGAGCCAGTGTGGTCGTCCAAGGGACCACGATAGGGGTTACAACGGAGATTGATGGATCTTTCTCCCTGGCAGTCCCCGATAATGCGGTCATACTTGAAGTTTCATTCATTGGTTATGAAACGCAGAGAGTGGCAGTTAATTCTGCATCCGGCATGTTGACAATTACCCTGGAGGACGCGACGACCCAGCTGAATGAGGTGGTTGTTGTAGGGTATGGTACTTCGAGGAAGGAAGAGCTGACCGGTGCCGTTTCGAAATTGCAATCCGACAAGCTTGAGCAAGTACCGCTCGCTTCTGTCGAACAGACATTACAAGGTAATGTGGCTGGTTTGCAGGCTGTAATGGGAAATGGACAACCGGGTGCGAATGTTCAGGTTCGGATTCGCGGTATCGGCTCCATCAGTGCATCCAGTGAACCACTTTATGTCATCGACGGGATACCGGTCACTGCAGGTGATATCACCCGTACCAATACGACAGCAAATACCATGGCGGCGCTGAACCCCAATGACATTGAGTCGGTCACCGTCCTGAAAGATGCGGCAGCAACTTCTATCTACGGATCGAGGGGAGCTAATGGTGTGATTTTGATCACCACCAAAAGCGGCCGGACAGGCAAGCCTAAAATCGATCTGCGGACCCAATTTGGTTTCAACAATTGGGCAGTTTCTGAAAAGAAAAGACTGAAAGGGCTTACTTCAGAGCAGTATACCCAGATGTTCTTGGAAGGATGGTTAAATCGAGGTGAGACCATTGACAAGGCGGTTAGCCGGTTTGAGGGTTATTATCCGGGAGCCGTCGATTTTGGCGCGAACGGTGAAATTCAAAAGATCAATGTCGAAACCAATTGGATCGACGAAATCACGCGGACCGGTCAGACGCAGAGTTATGACTTAAGCGCCAGCGGTGGTAATGATTTTGTGAATTATTACATTTCAGGCTCCTACTTTAGCCAGGGAGCGCCGGTTATCTATTCCGGACTTGACCGCTTATCATCAAGGGTAAATATTACGGTAACGCCTACATCCAAGTTGAAATTTACCAATAACCTTTTTGCATCCAGCATGGATCAGTTTGGTATGAGTGACGGTAGCTTCTGGGCAAACCCGTTGTATACCGGATATTTTCTGGCACCGGTTATTCCTTTGTACGATGATCAGGGTCGTTTTTATGGCGAACACAAATCTTTCTTCATGGGAGGTAACAATCCGGTGGGTAGCTTGTCCGGTGATGATGCGCGTATGTTCAACCAGTTAAGGATTATCGATAATTTATCCGGAGAGTACGAAATTCTCAAGGATTTGAAATTCCGGACCTCATGGGCAATCGATTTGATTGACGTTCAGGAGTTCTTCTATCGGAATCCCCGTTACGGAGATGGCAGGAACGTAGGCGGTTATGCCACGGAAACCAACATTGGAGAAGATAACTGGATAGGTACGCAAACATTGAATTATACCAAATCACTGAATAATACGCACAACTTTACCGTATTGGCTGGTTATGAGGCTCAAAAGAACAAACGTAAAGGCCTTGAGCTTTCCGGAGAAGGTTATCCTAATCCCACGCTTCGCACCCTGGCTAACGCAGCTACGCCAACCCAGGCATCCAGCGATATTGCCGAATACTCTTTTGAGTCCATCTTTGGACGCGTTGACTACAACTATAATCTGAAGTATTATTTATCAGGAACGATTCGGCGGGACGGGTCTTCAAGATTCGGAATCAATAACCGGTATGGTACCTTCTGGTCGATCGGAGCGTCGTGGCGCTTGGACCAGGAAGCATTTATCGATAATCTATCTTTCGTCGATGCTTTAAAATTGCGTGCTTCCTATGGTACCAATGGAAATGCCGGAATTGGCAATTACCAGCACATTCCATTGTTTGGATTTGGCCAGGATTACGATGGAACTCCTGGTGGAGCGCCATCCAATATCGGTAACATCGATTTGACCTGGGAATCCACGTCAAGCTTTAACGTCGGTCTTGATTTCGAATTAATGCGCTTCCTGAATGGTACGATTGAATATTTTGATCGCGAATCCAGTAACTTGTTGTTGAACAGGCCTATTTCCAGGACCACAGGATTTTCCTCATTGACGCAGAACTTTGGGGCAATGCGTAATAACGGGATCGAAATAACCCTGAATGCAGATGTCTTGAGGAAAAATGATCTGACCATCAGTTTGGGTGCAAACATCACCTTCCTTAAAAACCGCATCACCAAGTTGGACGAAGATATCGTCGACGATACCAAATTGCGGAAAGAAGGTTATGATTTCCAAACTTTCTATTTGTATGAGTGGGCTGGCGTAAATAGCGCAGATGGTACACCGCAATGGTATGTTGACAGCACCAAGACAGAAATTACAGGGGACATTAACGCAGCAGAACGCTTTACCTCGGGACGCAGTGCAACCCCGGATTTCTTCGGTGGTCTGAATGCTGATATTAGCTGGAAAGGGCTATTCATGAATGCCCAGTTTTCCTACAGCTGGGGTAATTATCTGTATGACACCGAAGCTCGCTTTTTACAGGGTGATGGTTCTCTGACACCGCGTTCACAGACCAACCTCAATTTGACCCGTTGGGAAAAACCTGGCGATGTAACGGAGGTACCCTATTTCCGTTGGGGAGGTAACAACAACTCAAACGTTGCAAATATGACCAGGTGGTTGCACGATGGATCCTACCTGCGTCTGCGCAATTTTACGCTGGGCTATCGGATTCCTGGTGATATCCTGAATCGTGTGAAAGTACGTTCTGCCAGTGTTTATCTTCGTGGAACCAACTTGTGGACGTACACCCGTGAAAAGAATCTGTACATGGACCCTGAAGCATCCATTAACGGTATTGTTTCATCACCGGTACCAAATATGAAAACAATTTCTTTCGGACTTGACCTGGGATTTTAA